The Halodesulfovibrio sp. MK-HDV genome contains the following window.
AAAGATGAAGCCGAATCCATTGCACTGGAGCTGCTGAAAAAAGTAGGTATCTCCGACAAAGCGCATGTATTCCCAGCCAAGCTTTCTGGTGGCCAGCAGCAGCGCGTAGCCATTGCACGTGCGCTCGCCATGAGCCCGAAGATTATGCTTTTCGATGAACCGACTTCTGCACTTGATCCGGAAATGATCGGTGAAGTACTCGACGTTATGACAAAACTCGCTAAAGAAGGCATGACTATGGTCTGTGTAACCCACGAAATGGGCTTTGCCCGCGAAGTGGCAGACAGACTCGTATTTATGGATCACGGCGAAATCATCGAACAAGGGACACCTGAAGAATTCTTCACCAATCCCAAGCATCCTCGACTCAAACAGTTTCTTGAGCAGATTCTATAATAAAAAAGGCCGGTTCTTCCGGCCTTTTTCTTTTTAGTATTCAGCTACCAACGCACTTACGACACTATCTTTGTTTTCATATCTCGCTTCATAAACGTCGCTACTATTTTGAAATGGGCGTCTTACAATTTTCTATAAGCTCTCTTCCAATACCAATCCGCTTTCAGCATACGTTTCGCTTCCTTCGAACTACAAAAAAAGCTGCCCTACTTCTGTAGGACAGCTCTTCATTACTGTTCAAGATAGAAAAATTACGCCAGTTTCTATATTTCAGAAGCCAACAATACGCCGAAGAAACAACTCATCAGCAAAGCTATTTAAGCATGTACCGTATGGTGTACCCAAATGAAGGATACGCCCAGAGCCATTTGGCGAGATCAGCCACTGTCGTCTTGGTTCTCATCGCAAAAGCAAAGATGTTGATTATCTCTTCAGAGTTATGTCCGTTTATGGTTGCACCGAGGATTGTATCATCATCTTTGGAAACAACAATCTTGTATGACGGATAAAGTTCACCAATTCTGCGATACTCTGACCACCCAGAGGCACTTCCTTCAAAAATCTTATAGGAGATATTCTGTGCCTGTGCTTCTTCTTCCCGCAGCCCTACCGAGCTTAACGGCGGATGCGTAAAGAGCGTGTACGGCACCACTGAGTAGTCTGGCTTTTCTTTGTTTCCATAAAGAAGATTGCTCGCGACCACCATTGCTTCCATTGATGCAACTGGGGTTAGCTCCATACTGTTTCCTACAACATCTCCAGCTGCGTACACGCGAGGATTTGAGGTGCTCTGCATAAATTCATTAACTTTTATGCCGCCCTTCTGATTGAGCTCAAGCTGACCTTTTTTGGGGTTCAATGCT
Protein-coding sequences here:
- a CDS encoding amino acid ABC transporter ATP-binding protein, with product MTTNPIIQVENVYKFFGQLTALNDVSLNIGSGEKVVILGPSGSGKSTLLRSINRLEKIDKGHIIVDGQDITTPECNINDVRQELGMVFQSFNLFPHKTVLGNLTMAPMRLKKMSKDEAESIALELLKKVGISDKAHVFPAKLSGGQQQRVAIARALAMSPKIMLFDEPTSALDPEMIGEVLDVMTKLAKEGMTMVCVTHEMGFAREVADRLVFMDHGEIIEQGTPEEFFTNPKHPRLKQFLEQIL